In Candidatus Polarisedimenticolia bacterium, a single genomic region encodes these proteins:
- a CDS encoding TonB-dependent receptor, with protein MKRHGLLFICLTAMAVASLAPPATSQEITTGTIAGVVTDDRGRPIADAVVTAQSPQGARRAISDKNGYFIIPFLTPGNYTLQIIAAGFSTIVQDNIIIKLNEKTTVKYAMQPGKVETITVTGQAPLLDRTSTSIGTNVKVSDFTASIPIARNYSNLFLTAPGVVSGGGTGAGNFSIGGSSGLENSYLIDGINITNTGYGGIGAYNIVYGSLGTGVTGDFLDEVQVKTGGFEAEFGQALGGVLNAIVKSGTNEFRGGVAFNSTFHELEGSRERVRTLLGSVNTREEDIYDFAFSYGGPFVKDKLFWFVAINPVETKTRFDVQSISFPVGCPPSNTPADCTIDITTNPDIAGQEAFPASQLGLQERVRRSYNYAGKLTWFVAANHRFDLSFFGDPSRGFNGPQNADTQQISGSSSLLYSDYVLGGGQSGIRYGANNGALKYNGILTPKFFIDAQISRHHGRFSETPLLDDYQIADLRAQLLANSGQVEVGPVNFRGGPGFLSDQRDLSTQYSVKLTNVIGKHEVRYGAGFDDIEYTDNQHYSGPSFTAFVAASCTANPAVACVRNSDCPVGDTCDKSVWNKTPIQSFSGALIEERDSNQFEVIRSRFRPVVPPTTNKVLNLFAQDTWQITSRWTVKAGVRATHEKVKGSGNFTLPYNLANPGRVGTTTFLPSGYTFDWEYSPRIGAIYDVLGNGKSKLYGNYARYYEQIPNDLAVRSFSNEVGGRIEYDGPDPRTATQTDTVHGLGGATTTVQPGTRLPYEDEYILGYQQQIRPDLAVEIRGIFRYQGRVLEDTQFSTIEATENYYYGTNYGYPCDPFPSSGTTCPGVPAGSFDAAPFGNYVLANPAVNTPRAANFPAPKRDYKALEFNINKTFSNSWAVTANYRYAQLKGNYEGLFRNDNGQSDPNITSLFDFPNSPLMSGQFASGFLNTDRTHVLNVYPYYRWPSGFTIGGGFNWQSGTPRTPQLAHPHALYQNSGELPGLEPVYAWWLDSDGDDTADTLDRGKSSEFFALPKCSSSLVPGCTKSNLFLVDYKHVPRGLLGRNPDIVTIDVHFGYPVKFGEKSQLNLSFDVFNVFNNQEARRFDDNVESTAGVGNPDFLTPSAYGAPRAIRLAANWTF; from the coding sequence ATGAAAAGGCACGGCCTGCTCTTCATCTGCCTCACGGCGATGGCGGTCGCCAGCCTTGCGCCCCCCGCCACCTCTCAGGAAATAACCACCGGGACCATCGCGGGCGTCGTCACCGACGATCGCGGACGACCCATCGCCGACGCGGTGGTCACGGCCCAGTCTCCCCAGGGTGCGAGAAGAGCCATCTCCGACAAGAATGGCTACTTCATCATCCCCTTCCTCACTCCCGGCAACTACACACTGCAGATCATCGCGGCGGGTTTCTCCACGATCGTCCAGGACAATATCATCATCAAGCTCAACGAGAAGACGACGGTGAAGTACGCCATGCAGCCGGGCAAGGTGGAAACGATCACCGTCACGGGTCAGGCGCCACTCCTCGATCGGACCTCCACGTCAATCGGCACTAACGTCAAGGTGTCAGACTTCACCGCGTCCATCCCAATCGCCCGGAACTACAGCAATCTCTTCCTGACCGCGCCCGGGGTTGTGAGCGGCGGAGGCACCGGGGCCGGGAACTTTTCGATCGGGGGATCTTCGGGTCTGGAGAATTCCTACCTGATCGACGGCATCAACATCACCAACACCGGCTACGGCGGCATCGGCGCTTACAACATCGTTTATGGCTCTCTGGGAACGGGTGTTACCGGCGACTTCCTGGACGAAGTTCAGGTCAAGACGGGGGGATTCGAGGCCGAGTTCGGCCAGGCCCTCGGGGGGGTCCTGAACGCCATCGTGAAATCAGGCACCAATGAGTTCCGAGGAGGCGTCGCCTTCAACTCGACGTTCCACGAACTTGAAGGATCGCGGGAGCGAGTGAGAACCCTCCTGGGCTCCGTGAATACCCGCGAGGAGGACATTTACGACTTCGCATTCTCTTATGGCGGTCCTTTCGTCAAGGACAAGCTGTTCTGGTTCGTGGCCATCAATCCCGTGGAGACGAAGACGAGGTTCGATGTGCAGTCCATCAGTTTTCCTGTCGGCTGTCCGCCCTCCAATACTCCAGCCGACTGTACCATCGACATCACCACCAACCCCGACATCGCCGGACAGGAGGCCTTTCCGGCATCCCAGCTCGGGCTCCAGGAGAGGGTGCGCCGAAGTTACAACTATGCCGGGAAGCTGACCTGGTTCGTGGCTGCCAACCACCGGTTCGACCTCTCTTTCTTCGGCGACCCTTCCCGGGGATTCAATGGTCCGCAGAACGCCGATACCCAGCAGATTAGCGGTTCGTCCTCCTTGCTTTATAGTGACTATGTCCTGGGAGGCGGGCAGAGCGGAATCCGCTATGGCGCCAATAATGGAGCCCTCAAGTACAATGGAATCCTCACTCCGAAGTTCTTCATCGACGCGCAGATCTCCCGGCACCACGGCCGGTTCAGCGAAACCCCTCTCCTGGACGATTACCAGATCGCGGACCTGCGAGCGCAGCTGCTCGCTAACTCGGGCCAGGTCGAGGTAGGTCCGGTAAACTTCCGGGGAGGCCCGGGGTTCCTGTCCGACCAGCGGGACCTCAGCACGCAGTACTCCGTCAAGCTGACGAACGTCATCGGCAAGCACGAGGTGAGGTACGGTGCGGGGTTCGATGACATCGAATACACCGACAACCAGCACTACTCGGGCCCCAGCTTCACCGCCTTCGTTGCCGCCAGCTGCACCGCGAACCCGGCGGTAGCCTGCGTCCGCAACTCCGATTGCCCCGTTGGCGACACCTGCGACAAGAGCGTTTGGAACAAGACTCCCATCCAGTCGTTTTCAGGGGCGCTCATCGAAGAGAGAGACTCCAATCAGTTCGAAGTCATCCGAAGCCGGTTCCGTCCGGTAGTGCCTCCCACGACCAACAAGGTGTTGAACCTCTTTGCCCAGGACACCTGGCAGATCACTTCCCGTTGGACGGTGAAGGCCGGCGTCCGCGCGACCCACGAAAAGGTGAAGGGCTCGGGGAATTTCACTCTCCCCTACAACCTCGCGAATCCTGGAAGGGTGGGAACCACGACCTTCCTGCCCAGCGGCTACACCTTCGACTGGGAGTATTCTCCACGAATCGGGGCGATCTACGACGTCCTGGGAAACGGGAAAAGCAAGCTCTATGGGAACTACGCCCGCTACTACGAGCAGATCCCGAATGATCTCGCTGTCCGCTCGTTCAGCAATGAGGTCGGGGGGCGGATCGAATACGACGGACCTGATCCGAGGACGGCGACCCAGACCGACACCGTTCACGGGCTCGGGGGAGCGACTACCACCGTCCAGCCCGGGACCCGCCTGCCCTATGAGGACGAGTACATTCTCGGCTACCAGCAGCAGATCCGCCCCGACTTGGCCGTTGAGATCCGGGGAATCTTCCGCTATCAGGGACGAGTCTTGGAGGACACCCAATTCTCGACCATCGAAGCCACCGAAAACTATTACTACGGAACCAACTACGGGTACCCCTGCGACCCATTCCCCAGCTCCGGGACGACCTGTCCCGGGGTGCCGGCAGGGTCGTTCGATGCCGCCCCGTTCGGGAACTACGTCCTGGCCAATCCTGCCGTAAATACTCCAAGAGCCGCGAACTTCCCCGCCCCGAAGCGGGATTACAAAGCGCTCGAGTTCAACATCAACAAGACCTTCTCCAATAGTTGGGCGGTGACGGCCAACTACCGATACGCGCAGCTCAAAGGGAATTACGAAGGACTGTTCCGGAACGATAACGGCCAGAGCGACCCGAACATCACTTCGCTCTTCGACTTCCCTAATTCCCCCCTCATGTCGGGGCAATTCGCATCCGGCTTCCTCAATACGGACCGCACGCACGTCCTGAACGTTTATCCCTATTACCGGTGGCCCAGCGGATTCACGATCGGCGGAGGTTTCAACTGGCAGTCGGGCACTCCCCGCACCCCCCAGCTCGCCCACCCCCACGCCTTATACCAGAACAGCGGTGAGCTTCCGGGCCTGGAGCCGGTCTATGCCTGGTGGTTAGACTCGGATGGCGATGACACGGCCGACACCCTCGATCGAGGCAAAAGCTCTGAGTTCTTCGCCCTGCCAAAGTGTTCCTCCAGCTTGGTCCCCGGCTGCACGAAAAGCAATCTCTTCCTCGTCGACTACAAACACGTTCCCCGCGGACTATTGGGCCGAAATCCGGACATCGTGACCATCGACGTCCATTTTGGCTATCCGGTGAAGTTCGGCGAAAAATCCCAGCTGAACCTGTCCTTCGACGTGTTCAACGTCTTCAACAATCAGGAAGCTCGGCGATTCGACGATAACGTGGAAAGCACCGCGGGAGTCGGGAACCCCGACTTCTTGACGCCCAGCGCCTACGGCGCGCCCCGGGCCATTCGGCTGGCAGCAAACTGGACTTTCTAG
- a CDS encoding tetratricopeptide repeat protein: MSLLSACKTFPVPFTMILLFARNGAAGADDSYDPHKVMLARAHYEKGLKLLQKDSRPDAEVEFQESVRVFPEFADGYIQLGNLATLRKDYSASLAHYMRARTALQNLQGMSRRQELERRNRLQESMDILRARIDQMRMSQRPTDRGEISEAMARLEKLQQEQSRILVRDEQPIPPEIHFLIGTARMNLEQFDQAIEDFRQALAVRPAYGEVHNNLAVIYLYRKDYPQAWDHLHAAEKAGVRINPEFRDELAAVAPESPAPAR; the protein is encoded by the coding sequence ATGAGCCTTCTTTCAGCATGCAAGACCTTCCCAGTCCCGTTCACGATGATTCTCCTTTTCGCACGCAACGGAGCCGCCGGCGCGGACGATTCCTACGATCCCCATAAAGTCATGCTGGCCCGGGCCCACTACGAGAAAGGACTGAAGCTGCTTCAAAAAGACAGTCGTCCCGACGCCGAAGTGGAATTCCAGGAATCGGTCCGCGTTTTTCCCGAGTTTGCGGACGGCTATATCCAGCTCGGGAACCTCGCCACGTTGCGGAAGGACTACTCAGCGAGTCTCGCGCATTACATGCGGGCGCGCACGGCGTTGCAAAACCTTCAGGGGATGTCTCGGCGGCAGGAACTGGAGCGCAGGAACCGCCTGCAGGAGAGCATGGACATCCTGAGGGCACGGATCGACCAGATGCGGATGAGCCAACGCCCCACGGACCGCGGGGAGATCAGCGAGGCTATGGCACGCCTCGAGAAGCTCCAGCAGGAACAATCTAGAATCCTGGTTCGCGACGAGCAGCCGATCCCGCCGGAGATCCACTTCCTCATCGGCACGGCCCGGATGAATCTCGAGCAGTTCGATCAGGCGATCGAAGATTTCCGCCAGGCGCTGGCCGTCCGGCCGGCCTACGGCGAGGTCCACAACAACCTGGCGGTGATCTACCTCTACCGGAAGGACTATCCGCAGGCGTGGGACCACCTGCACGCCGCCGAGAAGGCGGGCGTGCGGATCAACCCCGAGTTCCGCGATGAGCTCGCGGCGGTCGCCCCCGAATCTCCTGCTCCGGCGCGTTGA
- a CDS encoding cellulose synthase family protein, whose translation MNLPAIGVLVLYFLCMGLLAVYGFHRLGLVLLCRRHRRRPFPAAPGPLELPTLTVQLPLYNEIFVAERLLDAVCALDYPKDRLEIQVLDDSTDGTADLCRRKVEEHAARGLRIRHLRRSSRDGYKAGALAAGLREATGDLIAIFDADFVPPADFARRAVAHFEDPAVGMVQARWGHLNRDYSTLTRVQSILLDGHFLVEQSARNRSGRFFNFNGTAGIWRRSCIEAAGGWQHDTLTEDLDLSYRAQLLGWRFVFLPDLVAPAELPVQIGAFMSQQHRWAKGSIQTALKVLPRILRSPLPGRVKSEAVFHLTANFAYVLMTIVSILFFPAMLARQGMRWNSLLGLDFPIFLLATGSVVAFYLFSQRQVRPERRGSLRDLPVLMAVGAGLCLNNTRAVLEALAGRRTGFVRTPKLRAEGKALRGDTLTYPGRLSALIALELALGLYFTGVLVYAITHRIYASLPFVLLFQAGYLYTSILALIQAARRVP comes from the coding sequence ATGAACCTGCCCGCAATCGGAGTCCTCGTCCTGTACTTCCTCTGCATGGGACTCCTGGCGGTCTACGGTTTCCATCGTCTTGGCCTCGTCCTGCTCTGCCGCCGGCATCGCCGCCGGCCGTTTCCGGCGGCGCCCGGCCCTCTCGAGCTTCCCACGCTCACGGTGCAGCTGCCGCTTTACAACGAGATCTTCGTCGCCGAGCGCCTTCTCGACGCCGTCTGCGCGCTCGACTACCCGAAGGACCGTCTGGAGATCCAGGTCCTGGACGACTCCACCGACGGAACCGCCGATCTGTGCCGCCGGAAAGTCGAGGAGCACGCGGCGCGGGGGTTGCGAATCCGCCATCTGCGGCGCTCCTCGCGTGACGGCTACAAGGCGGGAGCCCTGGCGGCGGGGCTGCGGGAAGCCACCGGCGATCTGATCGCCATCTTCGACGCCGACTTCGTGCCGCCGGCCGATTTCGCCCGGCGCGCCGTGGCGCACTTCGAGGATCCTGCGGTGGGGATGGTCCAGGCGCGTTGGGGACACCTGAACCGCGATTACTCGACGCTCACCCGCGTGCAGTCGATCCTTCTCGACGGGCACTTCCTGGTCGAGCAGTCGGCGCGGAACCGCTCCGGGCGATTCTTCAACTTCAACGGAACGGCGGGGATCTGGAGGCGCTCCTGCATCGAGGCGGCGGGGGGATGGCAGCACGACACCCTGACCGAGGATCTCGACCTTTCCTACCGCGCGCAGCTCCTCGGATGGAGGTTCGTCTTCCTTCCGGACCTGGTCGCTCCCGCGGAGCTTCCCGTGCAGATCGGCGCCTTCATGAGCCAGCAGCACCGCTGGGCGAAGGGCTCGATCCAGACCGCCCTGAAAGTGCTGCCCCGCATCCTGCGAAGCCCGCTGCCGGGCCGCGTGAAGAGCGAGGCAGTGTTCCATCTGACCGCCAACTTCGCCTACGTCCTGATGACGATCGTCTCGATCCTCTTCTTTCCGGCCATGCTGGCGCGCCAAGGGATGCGCTGGAACTCGCTTCTGGGCCTCGACTTTCCGATCTTCCTCCTGGCCACGGGTTCGGTGGTCGCCTTCTATCTGTTCTCACAGCGGCAGGTCCGGCCGGAACGGCGAGGCTCGCTGCGCGATCTGCCGGTCCTGATGGCGGTGGGGGCGGGGCTGTGCCTCAACAACACGCGGGCGGTCCTGGAGGCGCTCGCCGGCCGCCGGACAGGCTTCGTCCGCACGCCGAAGCTGCGGGCCGAGGGGAAGGCGCTGCGGGGAGACACGCTCACCTATCCTGGCAGGCTCTCGGCTTTGATCGCGCTCGAGCTGGCCCTGGGCCTCTATTTCACCGGGGTCCTCGTCTACGCGATCACCCACCGGATCTACGCCTCGCTGCCGTTCGTTTTGCTCTTCCAGGCGGGCTACCTTTACACTTCGATCCTGGCCCTGATTCAGGCGGCGCGGCGCGTTCCATAG
- a CDS encoding glycosyltransferase 87 family protein, with translation MRRPLVAGLLMEAGFAALAAPGLSVPARVALQLGLFVAYLAALRGIAWQSMDAAQWRAALALAGLFRLTLVVAAPFYSDDLYRYLWDGRVQVTGRLNPYRYAPGDPAVAPLRNEISSRVNHPEIPTIYPPVAQFLFALVAAVRQSAVAIKSALALCDLALLAVLLKLLARTRIPREQLLIYAWNPLVIAEVAGNGHVDVLAVLLLIVAIHLIIGERSLLSTLALGLAAGAKFVPFLAFPVLLRRVPARFRIVPFALFGTVYLPYAGAGAALFGGLRAYAERWRHNDSLFALILAALEFLDPTEVLKAGVGWLHELFSYPRWMLPMYTYAYPAYCARLVALGLVAALALVLVRKKADPIRGTFMILGWALLLSPTVHPWYLLWIAPFLVLRPNPAWILLTGLVPLSYLDPAPVAEGIPRPLWIRLVEYVPFFILLVTGAAISYRRRDPVTLFGLRQFPPGLAGRWPDEAKGEGVPPPA, from the coding sequence TTGCGCCGCCCGCTGGTCGCCGGTTTGCTGATGGAGGCGGGCTTCGCCGCTCTCGCGGCGCCGGGCTTGTCGGTTCCGGCGCGCGTGGCGCTGCAGCTGGGGCTGTTCGTCGCCTATCTCGCCGCCCTGCGAGGCATCGCGTGGCAAAGTATGGACGCCGCGCAATGGCGCGCGGCCCTCGCCCTGGCGGGGCTCTTCCGGCTGACGCTCGTGGTCGCCGCGCCGTTCTACTCCGACGATCTGTACCGGTATCTCTGGGATGGAAGGGTGCAGGTCACGGGGCGCCTCAATCCCTACCGCTACGCCCCCGGCGACCCCGCGGTGGCTCCGCTCCGCAATGAGATCTCTTCGCGCGTCAACCATCCGGAGATTCCTACCATCTATCCGCCCGTCGCCCAGTTTCTTTTCGCCCTGGTCGCGGCCGTGCGACAGTCAGCCGTGGCGATCAAATCGGCGCTCGCGCTCTGCGATCTGGCGCTGCTGGCGGTCCTTCTCAAGCTCCTGGCCCGGACGCGAATTCCGCGGGAGCAGTTGCTGATTTACGCCTGGAACCCGCTCGTGATCGCCGAAGTCGCCGGCAATGGGCACGTCGACGTGCTGGCGGTCCTGCTGCTCATCGTGGCGATTCACCTGATTATAGGAGAACGATCCCTGCTGTCAACCCTCGCGCTCGGGCTCGCCGCGGGCGCCAAGTTCGTGCCGTTCCTGGCATTTCCCGTCCTGCTGCGGCGCGTCCCGGCGCGCTTCCGCATCGTGCCGTTCGCCCTGTTCGGGACCGTCTATCTTCCTTATGCGGGAGCCGGCGCCGCCTTGTTCGGCGGATTGCGCGCCTACGCGGAGCGGTGGCGCCACAACGACTCGCTCTTCGCCTTGATTCTGGCCGCCCTGGAGTTCCTCGACCCGACCGAGGTCCTGAAGGCAGGCGTGGGATGGCTGCACGAGCTGTTCAGCTACCCGCGGTGGATGCTGCCGATGTACACCTACGCCTACCCGGCCTATTGCGCGCGCCTCGTCGCTCTCGGGCTGGTCGCCGCGCTGGCGCTCGTCCTGGTCCGCAAGAAGGCCGATCCGATCCGCGGCACGTTCATGATCCTGGGATGGGCCCTGCTCCTGTCCCCGACGGTGCATCCCTGGTACCTGCTCTGGATCGCCCCTTTCCTCGTCCTGCGTCCCAACCCGGCGTGGATTCTCCTGACGGGCTTGGTCCCGCTCAGCTACCTCGATCCGGCTCCGGTCGCGGAGGGGATCCCGCGGCCTCTCTGGATCCGGCTGGTGGAGTACGTCCCCTTCTTCATCCTGCTCGTGACGGGAGCGGCAATCTCCTACCGCCGCCGGGATCCGGTCACCCTGTTCGGGCTGCGTCAATTCCCGCCGGGACTCGCGGGACGCTGGCCTGACGAAGCAAAGGGGGAAGGAGTCCCGCCGCCGGCTTGA
- a CDS encoding YceI family protein, whose protein sequence is MSWSMRRRVTRRAVTAWTAAAWLASAAPAAPATSPAPAVARFRFEPSRSTVRFDADATTHVVHGVSHEMSGEVTFDPEDLSRAAAVKFRLASASLETGNKVRDRKMRETHLEAARYPFIAFRSSKIAAITPTLRAGETQELSVEGTLSLHGVEHPVALVVKAARTGGVLRVTGETTLRLTDYAIPIPRFLFFKMKDEVKVMFEAVAIEVSPREGPRS, encoded by the coding sequence TTGTCCTGGAGCATGCGCCGTCGCGTCACCCGGCGCGCCGTGACCGCCTGGACGGCGGCGGCCTGGCTCGCGAGCGCCGCCCCCGCGGCGCCGGCTACGTCGCCGGCTCCGGCGGTGGCCCGTTTCCGGTTCGAGCCCTCGAGGAGCACCGTCCGCTTCGATGCCGACGCCACGACGCACGTCGTCCACGGCGTCTCCCATGAGATGAGCGGCGAGGTCACTTTCGATCCGGAAGACCTCTCCCGGGCGGCGGCCGTCAAGTTTCGCCTGGCCTCGGCGAGCCTCGAAACCGGGAACAAGGTGCGGGATCGGAAGATGCGCGAGACCCACCTGGAGGCGGCGCGGTACCCGTTCATCGCCTTTCGATCGTCGAAGATCGCGGCGATCACGCCGACCCTGCGAGCGGGAGAGACCCAGGAGCTGAGCGTGGAAGGCACGCTCTCGCTCCATGGAGTGGAGCATCCGGTCGCTCTCGTCGTGAAGGCGGCGCGCACGGGGGGAGTGCTGCGCGTCACCGGGGAGACGACGCTGCGGCTGACCGATTACGCGATTCCAATCCCGAGGTTCCTGTTCTTCAAGATGAAGGACGAGGTCAAAGTCATGTTCGAGGCGGTGGCGATCGAAGTCTCCCCTCGCGAAGGCCCGCGCTCATGA